The following coding sequences are from one Streptomyces angustmyceticus window:
- a CDS encoding cryptochrome/photolyase family protein, producing MDVAICLFSSDLRLHDQPVLHAALRSATRVVPLFVVDSGVADAGFMVPNRAAFLAGALADLDAGLRARGGRLVIRTGDVVAETCRVAAQTGAGEVHLAAGVSGYALRRERRLGAELAAAGRALVVHDAVVTALPPAAVLPSGPGKDHFAVFTPYFRRWQAAGLRSVLPVPRTVRVPDGVRSKDVPSAAELCPDGKPSPALPEGGESAGRRRFGAWQRAGMADYQDRQDDLPGDATSRLSPYLHFGCLSPVELVHKASARRDAGAEAFVRQLAWRDFHHQVLAARPDAARADYRTKGDRWRYDDAEVTAWKEGRTGYPVVDAGMRQLLHEGWLHNRARMLVASFLTKTLYVDWRVGARHFLDWLVDGDMANNQLNWQWVAGTGTDTRPNRVLNPLVQAKRFDPRGEYVRRWVPELAGLPGAAVHQPWKLTGPERAAYDYPDPVVDLADGLGRFRRARGLE from the coding sequence ATGGATGTAGCGATCTGCCTGTTCAGCTCCGACCTCCGGCTGCACGATCAGCCGGTGCTGCACGCCGCGCTGCGCTCCGCGACGCGGGTGGTACCGCTGTTCGTCGTCGACAGCGGGGTCGCCGACGCCGGGTTCATGGTGCCCAACCGGGCGGCGTTCCTGGCCGGTGCGCTGGCGGATCTCGATGCCGGGCTGCGCGCTCGCGGCGGTCGGCTGGTCATCCGTACGGGGGACGTCGTCGCCGAGACCTGCCGGGTGGCGGCGCAGACCGGGGCCGGGGAGGTGCATCTCGCGGCCGGGGTGAGCGGCTATGCGCTGCGCAGGGAGCGGCGGCTGGGCGCGGAGCTGGCGGCGGCGGGGCGTGCGCTGGTGGTGCACGACGCGGTCGTCACGGCGCTGCCGCCGGCCGCGGTGCTGCCCTCGGGCCCCGGCAAGGACCACTTCGCGGTCTTCACGCCGTACTTCCGGCGCTGGCAGGCGGCGGGGCTGCGGTCGGTGCTGCCCGTCCCGCGGACCGTACGGGTCCCGGACGGGGTGCGGTCGAAGGACGTGCCGTCGGCGGCGGAGCTGTGCCCGGACGGGAAACCGTCGCCCGCGCTGCCGGAGGGCGGCGAGAGCGCCGGGCGCCGCCGGTTCGGGGCCTGGCAGCGCGCGGGCATGGCCGACTACCAGGACCGGCAGGACGATCTGCCGGGCGATGCCACCTCGCGGCTCTCGCCGTATCTGCACTTCGGGTGCCTGTCGCCGGTGGAGCTGGTGCACAAGGCGTCGGCCCGCCGGGACGCCGGCGCCGAGGCGTTCGTCCGGCAACTGGCCTGGCGGGACTTCCACCACCAGGTGCTGGCGGCCCGGCCCGACGCGGCGCGGGCCGACTACCGCACCAAGGGCGACCGCTGGCGGTACGACGACGCCGAGGTGACGGCGTGGAAGGAGGGCCGCACCGGCTACCCCGTGGTCGACGCGGGAATGCGGCAGCTGCTGCACGAGGGGTGGCTGCACAACCGGGCCCGGATGCTGGTGGCGAGCTTCCTGACCAAGACGCTGTACGTGGACTGGCGGGTCGGCGCGCGGCACTTCCTGGACTGGCTGGTGGACGGCGACATGGCGAACAACCAGCTCAACTGGCAGTGGGTGGCCGGAACCGGCACCGACACCCGGCCCAACCGGGTGCTCAATCCGCTCGTCCAGGCCAAGCGGTTCGACCCGCGGGGCGAGTACGTACGGCGCTGGGTACCGGAGCTGGCCGGCCTCCCGGGCGCCGCGGTGCACCAGCCCTGGAAACTGACCGGGCCGGAGCGCGCGGCGTACGACTATCCCGATCCCGTGGTCGACCTGGCGGACGGGCTGGGACGGTTCCGGCGGGCACGCGGGCTGGAGTAG
- a CDS encoding helix-turn-helix domain-containing protein — MTTAAVSSPETTTGVGALLREWRDRRRISQLELALRADSSARHISFIETGRSRPSQEMVLRLAEHLDVPVRERNALLIAAGYAPTFPETPLDDPSMAALRSGMERLLTGYEPFPALVVDGTYHVQAANRGITVLLEGVAPALLRPPLNAMRLTLHPDGLAPRIRNYREWRGHLLSQMERQLALLRSSPLRALYDEVSAYPFPPGGHETAASGEHAPFALPMMLEHHGTVLSFISTIATFNTPMDVTVSELAVETLLPADPETAAYLRGLDLPG; from the coding sequence ATGACAACTGCTGCGGTGTCCTCACCGGAGACGACCACGGGCGTGGGCGCCCTCCTGCGCGAGTGGCGCGACCGGCGCCGGATCAGCCAACTGGAACTGGCGCTGCGCGCCGACTCCTCCGCCCGCCACATCAGCTTCATCGAGACCGGCCGCTCCCGCCCCAGCCAGGAGATGGTGCTCCGCCTCGCCGAACACCTCGACGTCCCCGTACGGGAACGCAACGCCCTGCTGATCGCGGCCGGCTACGCCCCGACGTTCCCCGAGACCCCGCTGGACGACCCGTCGATGGCGGCCCTGCGCTCCGGCATGGAACGCCTCCTGACCGGCTACGAGCCCTTCCCCGCCCTGGTGGTCGACGGGACCTACCACGTCCAGGCCGCGAACCGCGGCATCACCGTGCTGCTCGAAGGCGTCGCCCCCGCCCTCCTCCGGCCCCCGCTGAACGCCATGCGCCTCACCCTGCACCCGGACGGCCTGGCCCCCCGCATCCGCAACTACCGGGAGTGGCGCGGCCACCTCCTCTCCCAGATGGAGCGCCAGTTGGCCCTGCTGCGCTCCTCCCCCCTGCGCGCGCTCTACGACGAGGTGAGCGCCTACCCCTTCCCGCCGGGCGGCCACGAGACGGCGGCCTCCGGCGAACACGCCCCCTTCGCCCTGCCGATGATGCTCGAACACCACGGCACCGTGCTCTCCTTCATCTCGACCATCGCCACCTTCAACACCCCGATGGACGTCACCGTCTCCGAACTGGCCGTGGAGACCCTCCTGCCGGCGGATCCGGAGACGGCGGCTTATCTGCGGGGGCTGGATCTGCCGGGGTGA
- a CDS encoding YihY/virulence factor BrkB family protein, translating to MGGSGMRRGLDRTQLDRALGAVGPRQPATLPTWAQCRTALRRTPLSVWHDDVTDWAASLTYYSVLALLPSLIVTVSLIGLADPPATEQLINQLSSIAPAQSGPTVHRALLGMAHQRTAAWVVLGGALVSALWSSCSYLAVFRRALHAMNRTKDDRPPWRKAPRILMTALLLMALLISSAVALLVSGPIATALGRAIGLGEAGEATWNLLKWPLLVVLATVLAMVLFRSGPPSSRGVRRAAPGGIVAVLLWLISSAAFALYASYVGTFNRLYGSLAGPVVFLIWLWFSHLSLLSGAQFNVELARAGRVVRPRSGS from the coding sequence ATGGGCGGGAGCGGTATGCGCCGCGGGCTGGACCGGACGCAGCTGGACCGCGCGCTGGGGGCGGTGGGGCCGAGGCAGCCGGCCACGCTGCCGACGTGGGCCCAGTGCCGTACCGCACTGCGCCGTACCCCGCTGTCGGTGTGGCACGACGACGTGACGGACTGGGCCGCGAGCCTGACGTACTACTCGGTGCTGGCGCTGCTGCCGTCGCTGATCGTCACGGTGTCGCTGATCGGTCTCGCCGATCCCCCGGCCACCGAGCAGCTCATCAACCAGCTCAGCTCGATCGCCCCGGCCCAGTCGGGACCGACCGTGCACCGCGCGCTGCTCGGCATGGCGCACCAGCGCACCGCCGCGTGGGTGGTGCTGGGCGGCGCCCTGGTCAGCGCCCTGTGGTCGTCGTGCAGCTATCTGGCCGTCTTCCGCCGCGCCCTGCACGCCATGAACCGCACCAAGGACGACCGCCCGCCGTGGCGCAAGGCTCCGCGGATCCTCATGACGGCGCTGCTGCTGATGGCGCTGCTGATCAGCAGTGCGGTGGCGCTGCTGGTGAGCGGGCCGATCGCCACCGCCCTGGGCCGGGCCATCGGGCTCGGCGAGGCGGGCGAGGCGACCTGGAACCTGCTGAAGTGGCCGCTGCTGGTCGTCCTGGCCACGGTCTTGGCCATGGTCCTCTTCCGGTCCGGACCGCCCAGCTCCCGCGGCGTGCGCCGAGCGGCCCCCGGCGGCATCGTCGCCGTCCTGCTCTGGCTGATCTCGTCCGCCGCCTTCGCCCTCTACGCCTCGTACGTCGGCACCTTCAACCGGCTCTACGGGTCGCTCGCGGGGCCGGTGGTGTTCCTGATCTGGCTGTGGTTCTCCCACCTGTCCCTGCTGTCCGGCGCCCAGTTCAACGTCGAGCTGGCACGGGCCGGGCGGGTGGTGCGGCCGCGGTCGGGGAGCTGA
- a CDS encoding LysR family transcriptional regulator has product MFDPAQLRTFLAVAQTLSFTQAAHRLGLRQSTVSQHVRKLEDAAGRRLFARDTHAVELTEDGEAMLGFARTILEANERAAGFFAGTRLRGRLRFGASEDFVLTRMPEVLEEFRREHPEVDLELTVELSGTLHELLAAGRLDLVLAKRRPDEARGRLVWRDRLVWVGAQRLRLDPRRPVPLVVYPPPALTRARALETLERAGREWRITCTSGSLNGLIAATRAGLGVMAHTRGMIPPGLVRISSRAGLPELGGVEFVLLHGRAERAARGPAEALADAILAGGDRLQIP; this is encoded by the coding sequence GTGTTCGACCCCGCGCAGTTGCGCACCTTTCTCGCCGTGGCGCAGACCCTGAGCTTCACCCAGGCCGCGCACCGGCTCGGGCTGCGGCAGTCGACCGTGAGCCAGCACGTGCGGAAGCTGGAGGACGCCGCCGGGCGCCGGCTGTTCGCCCGGGACACCCATGCCGTGGAGCTGACCGAGGACGGCGAGGCCATGCTCGGTTTCGCCCGCACGATCCTGGAGGCGAACGAGCGGGCCGCGGGCTTCTTCGCGGGCACCCGGCTGCGCGGCAGGCTGCGCTTCGGCGCCTCGGAGGACTTCGTGCTGACCCGGATGCCGGAGGTCCTGGAGGAGTTCCGCCGGGAGCACCCCGAGGTCGACCTGGAGCTGACGGTCGAGCTGTCGGGGACCCTGCACGAGCTGCTGGCGGCCGGGCGGCTCGATCTCGTCCTCGCCAAGAGGCGCCCGGACGAGGCGCGCGGCCGGCTGGTGTGGCGCGACCGGCTGGTGTGGGTGGGTGCCCAGCGGCTGCGCCTCGATCCGCGGCGCCCGGTCCCGCTGGTCGTCTACCCGCCGCCCGCGCTCACCCGCGCCCGCGCGCTGGAGACGCTGGAGCGGGCGGGCCGGGAATGGCGTATCACCTGCACCAGCGGAAGCCTCAACGGACTGATCGCCGCAACTCGGGCAGGTCTGGGCGTCATGGCACATACGAGGGGCATGATCCCGCCAGGTCTGGTCCGGATTTCCTCCCGTGCGGGCCTGCCGGAACTCGGCGGAGTGGAGTTCGTCCTGCTCCACGGGCGGGCCGAACGCGCCGCACGGGGCCCGGCGGAGGCGCTGGCCGACGCGATCCTGGCGGGCGGCGACCGGCTGCAGATCCCCTAG
- a CDS encoding class I SAM-dependent methyltransferase, whose amino-acid sequence MSNDERPAPGHGPHDEGQIDWEVAGPLLERGAELHLPLHEQAAAWLRELLVGPGADGGQGVDRVLDVGSGPGVITCLLARAFPAAEVVAVDASAALLERAHARAGRLGLGDRVRTHLAELPDGLDALGGADLIWAARTLHHVGDQRAQVAALGAHLRPGGLLAVCEGGLTPRFLPRDIGIGRPGLQARIDAACEDWFCEMRAALPGTVDDIEDWPAFLADAGLRTPCTRSFLLDLPAPLSAAARACLQDTLTQGLDLYGDRLDEGDRTTLARLADPDDAAGIVRRPDAFLLSAQTVHTARAQ is encoded by the coding sequence ATGAGCAACGACGAACGGCCCGCACCCGGGCACGGCCCCCACGACGAGGGGCAGATCGACTGGGAGGTGGCCGGACCGCTCCTGGAACGCGGCGCCGAACTGCACCTGCCGCTCCACGAGCAGGCCGCGGCCTGGCTGCGGGAACTCCTCGTCGGGCCGGGCGCGGACGGCGGCCAGGGCGTGGACCGGGTGCTCGACGTCGGCAGCGGACCGGGCGTCATCACCTGCCTGCTGGCCCGGGCCTTCCCCGCCGCCGAGGTGGTCGCGGTGGACGCGAGCGCGGCGCTCCTGGAGCGGGCGCACGCCCGTGCCGGGCGCCTCGGCCTCGGCGACCGGGTCCGCACCCATCTCGCCGAACTCCCCGACGGGCTCGACGCCCTCGGCGGCGCCGACCTCATCTGGGCCGCCAGGACCCTGCACCACGTCGGTGACCAGCGGGCCCAGGTCGCCGCCCTCGGCGCCCATCTGCGGCCCGGCGGGCTGCTCGCCGTCTGCGAGGGCGGTCTGACGCCCCGCTTCCTGCCGCGCGACATCGGCATCGGGCGCCCGGGGCTGCAGGCCAGGATCGACGCGGCCTGCGAGGACTGGTTCTGCGAGATGCGCGCGGCGCTGCCCGGCACCGTCGACGACATCGAGGACTGGCCCGCTTTCCTCGCCGACGCCGGTCTGCGCACCCCGTGCACCCGCAGCTTCCTGCTGGACCTGCCGGCCCCGCTGTCCGCCGCCGCGCGCGCCTGCCTCCAGGACACCCTGACCCAGGGTCTCGACCTGTACGGCGACCGCCTGGACGAGGGCGACCGCACCACCCTCGCCCGCCTCGCCGACCCCGACGACGCGGCCGGCATCGTCCGCCGCCCCGACGCCTTCCTGCTGTCCGCGCAGACCGTCCACACGGCACGCGCGCAGTAG
- a CDS encoding DUF1266 domain-containing protein produces MATPGWIPPTDTERRLCEATARGDWDGQIAAIAGEDLYLAAPQEGQDPLPVYDDPAAGGKCIPVLTRGMLPPWQPQQFFDRVSLDELAQDWPNDKWRLAVNPGTPCAAYLAASPAHRAAWLQRRGQIGPRPGGLLVTHFGGPLHGPLAQGLACGAPIAVHHSVPWNELGTAFLDHDADARTLREQWSVTDPAAWQQRLDQLLGGQFVPAETEAALRARARDRTAPGAEGAEDAAGGEKAAGTPDAAPPPAVPELVTRYEERFRADGLLPADGRVVSLVALDHAHAVALVRWGLGARLCAPQQAEHAVAQAHARAREVYGSWEEFAAGYALGRMLAFDHGWFGPQYAEAVHLHRVLTQDPSSPWRALPFA; encoded by the coding sequence GTGGCTACTCCGGGATGGATACCGCCGACGGACACCGAGCGGCGGCTGTGCGAAGCGACGGCGCGTGGGGACTGGGACGGGCAGATCGCGGCGATCGCCGGTGAGGATCTCTATCTGGCGGCACCGCAGGAGGGTCAGGACCCGCTGCCCGTCTACGACGACCCGGCGGCGGGTGGTAAGTGCATTCCCGTCCTGACCCGCGGCATGCTGCCGCCGTGGCAGCCGCAGCAGTTCTTCGACCGGGTGTCGCTCGACGAGCTGGCGCAGGACTGGCCGAACGACAAGTGGCGGCTCGCGGTCAACCCCGGGACGCCGTGCGCCGCGTACCTGGCCGCCTCCCCGGCCCACCGCGCCGCCTGGCTGCAGCGGCGCGGCCAGATCGGGCCCCGGCCCGGCGGGCTGCTCGTCACCCACTTCGGGGGCCCGCTGCACGGCCCCCTGGCGCAAGGGCTGGCGTGCGGCGCGCCGATCGCGGTGCATCACAGCGTGCCGTGGAACGAGCTCGGTACGGCCTTCCTCGACCATGACGCCGACGCGCGGACGCTGCGCGAACAGTGGTCGGTGACCGACCCCGCCGCCTGGCAGCAGCGCCTGGACCAGCTGCTCGGCGGGCAGTTCGTCCCGGCGGAGACGGAGGCGGCGCTGCGGGCCAGGGCCCGCGACCGGACCGCTCCGGGCGCCGAGGGCGCCGAGGACGCCGCCGGCGGGGAGAAGGCCGCGGGCACCCCCGACGCCGCGCCGCCGCCCGCCGTCCCCGAGCTGGTGACCCGGTACGAGGAGCGGTTCCGCGCGGACGGGCTGCTGCCGGCGGACGGCCGGGTCGTCTCCCTCGTCGCGCTGGACCACGCCCATGCCGTCGCCCTCGTCCGCTGGGGCCTGGGCGCCCGCCTGTGCGCACCGCAGCAGGCCGAGCACGCCGTGGCGCAGGCCCATGCGCGGGCCCGCGAGGTGTACGGCTCGTGGGAGGAGTTCGCCGCCGGCTACGCGCTGGGCCGGATGCTGGCGTTCGACCACGGCTGGTTCGGCCCGCAGTACGCGGAGGCCGTGCACCTGCACCGGGTCCTCACCCAGGACCCGTCGTCGCCGTGGCGCGCACTGCCCTTCGCCTGA
- a CDS encoding 4a-hydroxytetrahydrobiopterin dehydratase, with the protein MNAPLEPLTFKEIEDRLAELPGWSVEGGMLCRGYAFHGHFPAAAMVIHIAQIQEELGHHADLTLGYNRLAVSVNTHSLGGRITRLDFGLAHRIEEIAPVHGAR; encoded by the coding sequence ATGAACGCTCCGTTGGAACCGCTCACCTTCAAGGAGATCGAGGACCGCCTCGCGGAGCTGCCCGGCTGGTCCGTCGAGGGCGGGATGCTCTGCCGCGGCTACGCCTTCCACGGGCACTTCCCGGCCGCCGCGATGGTCATCCATATCGCGCAGATCCAGGAGGAGTTGGGCCACCACGCCGACCTGACGCTGGGGTACAACCGGCTCGCCGTCTCGGTCAACACGCACAGCCTCGGCGGCCGGATCACCCGCCTCGACTTCGGTCTCGCCCACCGGATCGAGGAGATCGCGCCGGTGCACGGGGCCCGCTGA
- a CDS encoding AMP-dependent synthetase/ligase, which yields MREFTVPPLATAPRVGGLADVVYEYAEADPERVAFARKDDAGNWQNVTAGQFRDEVLALAKGLLAQGVRFGDRVGIMSRTRYEWTLFDFALWSIGVQSVPLYPTSSAEQVFWMLHNAGVSACLVEHEDHAMTIGSVIDRLPQLRKLWQLDADPVAELTAAGAHIDDDVVHRHRMAVTPDATATIIYTSGTTGRPKGCVITHANFMAEADNIVLRHETVFTSKGDEEAATLLFLPLAHVFGRMVQVAAVRGRVKLGHQPELAARALLPDLQTFRPTFILAVPYIFEKVFAAARRKAEADGKAGPFDKAVEIAVRYAEAQEHKAFGTGSGPSAALRMQHQFFDKVVYSKVRAAMGGRVRHAMSGGSAMERRLGLFFDGAGVRIFEGYGLTESTAAATANPPERTRFGTVGTPVPGTTVHIAEDGEIWLYGGQIFHGYHNDPKATDAVLHDGWFSTGDLGALDEDGYLTITGRKKEILVTSGGKTVSPVGLEERVRAHPLVAQCIVVGNDRPFIAALVTLDPEAVAHWLAMREKPEMPPTDLVRDPDLETEIRRAVVAANTLVSQAESIRTFRILANQFSEEHGLLTPSLKLKRKAIETAYEVEVDALYRT from the coding sequence TTGCGCGAGTTCACCGTCCCACCTTTGGCGACCGCGCCCCGGGTCGGCGGGCTGGCGGATGTCGTCTACGAGTACGCCGAGGCCGATCCCGAGCGCGTCGCCTTCGCCCGTAAGGACGACGCGGGCAACTGGCAGAACGTCACCGCCGGGCAGTTCCGGGACGAGGTCCTCGCCCTCGCCAAGGGCCTCCTCGCGCAGGGCGTCCGCTTCGGCGACCGCGTCGGCATCATGTCCCGTACGCGCTACGAGTGGACCCTGTTCGACTTCGCCCTGTGGTCGATCGGCGTCCAGTCCGTACCGCTGTATCCGACGTCGTCGGCGGAGCAGGTCTTCTGGATGCTGCACAACGCGGGCGTCTCGGCGTGCCTGGTCGAGCACGAGGACCATGCGATGACCATCGGCTCGGTCATCGACCGGCTTCCGCAGCTGCGCAAGCTGTGGCAGCTGGACGCCGACCCGGTGGCCGAACTGACCGCGGCCGGCGCGCACATCGACGACGACGTGGTGCACCGCCACCGGATGGCCGTCACCCCGGACGCCACCGCGACGATCATCTACACCTCCGGCACCACCGGCCGCCCCAAGGGCTGTGTGATCACGCACGCCAACTTCATGGCCGAGGCCGACAACATCGTGCTGCGCCACGAGACGGTCTTCACCTCCAAGGGCGACGAGGAAGCCGCCACCCTGCTGTTCCTGCCGCTGGCGCACGTCTTCGGGCGGATGGTGCAGGTCGCCGCGGTCCGCGGCCGGGTCAAACTGGGCCACCAGCCCGAGCTGGCGGCCCGGGCGCTCCTGCCCGACCTGCAGACCTTCCGGCCGACGTTCATCCTCGCGGTGCCGTACATCTTCGAGAAGGTCTTCGCCGCGGCCCGGCGCAAGGCGGAGGCCGACGGCAAGGCCGGGCCGTTCGACAAGGCCGTCGAGATCGCCGTCCGCTACGCCGAGGCACAGGAGCACAAGGCCTTCGGCACCGGGTCGGGGCCCAGCGCCGCGCTGCGGATGCAGCACCAGTTCTTCGACAAGGTCGTCTACAGCAAGGTCCGGGCGGCGATGGGCGGCCGGGTGCGGCACGCGATGTCGGGCGGCTCGGCGATGGAGCGCCGGCTCGGGCTGTTCTTCGACGGCGCCGGCGTCCGGATCTTCGAGGGCTACGGCCTGACGGAGAGCACCGCGGCCGCCACCGCCAACCCGCCCGAGCGGACCCGCTTCGGCACCGTCGGCACCCCCGTGCCCGGCACCACCGTGCACATCGCGGAGGACGGCGAGATCTGGCTGTACGGCGGGCAGATCTTCCACGGCTACCACAACGACCCCAAGGCGACCGACGCCGTGCTGCACGACGGCTGGTTCTCCACGGGGGACCTGGGGGCGCTGGACGAGGACGGCTATCTGACGATCACCGGCCGGAAGAAGGAGATCCTGGTCACCTCCGGCGGCAAGACCGTCTCGCCGGTGGGGCTGGAGGAGCGGGTGCGGGCGCATCCGCTGGTCGCCCAGTGCATCGTCGTCGGCAACGACCGGCCGTTCATCGCGGCCCTGGTGACCCTGGACCCGGAGGCGGTCGCGCACTGGCTGGCCATGCGGGAGAAGCCGGAGATGCCGCCGACCGACCTGGTGCGCGACCCGGACCTGGAGACCGAGATCCGGCGCGCGGTGGTCGCCGCCAACACGCTGGTCTCGCAGGCCGAGTCGATCCGTACCTTCCGGATACTGGCCAACCAGTTCAGCGAGGAGCACGGCCTGCTGACCCCGTCGCTGAAGCTCAAGCGCAAGGCGATCGAGACGGCCTACGAGGTCGAGGTGGACGCGCTGTACCGGACGTGA
- a CDS encoding VOC family protein produces the protein MPEVTSPYQAGTPCWVDLAAPDQQAAIDFYSEVFGWAGEVGPAETGGYAVCTLNGKPVAGIMAAVPMGGQPAPPTVWTSYLAAADAGATSQAVSQAGGTLLMPVTDVMSLGRMCIAADPTGAVFGIWQPMDFPGAGIVNESGALIWNELNTTEPSAAAAFYKAAFGIESAPMEGAEHYYGLTVNDRPVGGMQPMSEQMPADTPSHWLVYFAVADTDATVDKITSAGGAALQQPFDMVAGRMAVVTDPQGATFAVINPKPMDQG, from the coding sequence ATGCCCGAAGTCACCTCTCCCTACCAGGCCGGGACGCCCTGCTGGGTCGATCTCGCGGCTCCCGACCAGCAGGCCGCCATCGACTTCTACTCCGAGGTCTTCGGGTGGGCCGGAGAGGTCGGGCCCGCGGAGACCGGGGGCTACGCCGTCTGCACCCTGAACGGCAAACCGGTGGCCGGCATCATGGCCGCGGTCCCGATGGGCGGCCAGCCCGCGCCGCCGACCGTGTGGACCAGCTACCTGGCGGCCGCCGACGCGGGCGCCACCTCCCAGGCGGTGAGCCAGGCCGGCGGCACGCTGCTGATGCCGGTCACGGACGTGATGTCACTGGGCCGGATGTGCATCGCGGCCGACCCCACCGGCGCGGTGTTCGGTATCTGGCAGCCGATGGACTTCCCCGGCGCCGGCATCGTCAACGAGTCCGGCGCGCTGATCTGGAACGAACTCAACACCACCGAACCGTCCGCCGCCGCCGCGTTCTACAAGGCGGCCTTCGGCATCGAGAGCGCCCCCATGGAGGGCGCCGAGCACTACTACGGCCTGACGGTGAACGACCGGCCGGTGGGCGGCATGCAGCCGATGTCCGAGCAGATGCCGGCCGACACCCCCTCGCACTGGCTGGTGTACTTCGCGGTGGCGGACACCGACGCCACCGTCGACAAGATCACCTCGGCCGGCGGCGCGGCGCTGCAGCAGCCCTTCGACATGGTCGCCGGACGCATGGCGGTGGTGACCGACCCGCAGGGCGCGACCTTCGCCGTGATCAATCCGAAGCCGATGGACCAGGGCTGA
- a CDS encoding aldo/keto reductase: MSKVPSITLNNGVTMPQLGFGVWQVENDEAFTTVGQALDAGYRSIDTAAIYGNEEGTGKALAASGIPRDELFVTTKLWNAEQGHDSTLRAFDASLAKLGLEYVDLYLIHWPLPSKDLYVETYRAFEKIYAEGRAKAIGVSNFLPGHLERLMGETSVVPAVNQIELHPQLSQAESRAFHARHNIVTEAWSPLGQGRGLLENPAIAELAAKHGRTPAQVVLRWHLQLGNVVIPKSVTPSRIAENIDVFGFELDDEDLATLARLDTGTRLGPDPATFDVA, translated from the coding sequence GTGAGCAAGGTTCCCTCCATCACGCTCAACAACGGCGTCACGATGCCGCAGCTCGGCTTCGGCGTCTGGCAGGTCGAGAACGACGAGGCGTTCACCACCGTCGGCCAGGCCCTGGACGCCGGGTACCGCAGCATCGACACCGCGGCGATCTACGGCAACGAAGAGGGCACGGGCAAGGCGCTGGCCGCATCCGGCATCCCCCGTGACGAGCTGTTCGTCACGACCAAGCTCTGGAACGCCGAACAGGGCCACGACTCCACCCTGCGTGCCTTCGACGCCTCCCTGGCCAAGCTCGGCCTGGAGTACGTGGACCTCTACCTGATCCACTGGCCGCTGCCGTCGAAGGACCTCTACGTCGAGACGTACCGGGCCTTCGAGAAGATCTACGCGGAGGGCCGCGCCAAGGCCATCGGCGTCTCGAACTTCCTGCCCGGACACCTGGAGCGGCTGATGGGCGAGACCTCCGTCGTCCCGGCCGTCAACCAGATCGAGCTGCACCCGCAGCTCTCGCAGGCCGAGTCCCGCGCCTTCCACGCCCGGCACAACATCGTCACCGAGGCCTGGTCGCCGCTCGGCCAGGGCAGGGGTCTCCTGGAGAACCCCGCGATCGCCGAGCTCGCCGCCAAGCACGGCAGGACGCCCGCCCAGGTGGTGCTGCGCTGGCACCTCCAGCTCGGCAACGTCGTCATCCCGAAGTCCGTCACCCCCTCGCGCATCGCCGAGAACATCGACGTCTTCGGCTTCGAGCTGGACGACGAGGACCTCGCCACCCTCGCCCGCCTGGACACCGGCACCCGTCTCGGCCCGGACCCGGCCACCTTCGACGTGGCCTGA
- a CDS encoding nuclear transport factor 2 family protein: protein MTQQEQGGQQGEQRAGDAGARYEAAVARYFEAWNASGEGASGKAVAAAFGEDVTYTDPLVDVAGHEGLAAAIAGAHAQFPGFEFRRSGGVDGHHDMARFGWELVSVADGSAPVAGFDVVRLGEDGRIRSVCGFLDRVPAV from the coding sequence ATGACGCAGCAGGAGCAGGGCGGGCAGCAGGGGGAGCAGCGGGCCGGGGACGCGGGGGCGCGGTACGAGGCGGCCGTGGCGCGGTACTTCGAGGCGTGGAACGCGAGCGGGGAAGGGGCGTCGGGGAAGGCTGTCGCGGCTGCCTTCGGCGAGGACGTGACGTACACCGATCCGCTGGTCGATGTCGCGGGGCACGAGGGGCTGGCGGCGGCCATCGCGGGGGCGCACGCGCAGTTCCCCGGGTTCGAGTTCCGGCGGTCGGGGGGTGTGGACGGGCACCACGACATGGCGCGGTTCGGATGGGAGCTGGTCAGCGTCGCGGACGGGTCGGCGCCGGTGGCCGGGTTCGATGTGGTGCGGCTGGGGGAGGACGGGCGGATCCGGTCCGTGTGCGGGTTCCTGGACCGGGTGCCCGCGGTCTGA